The Streptomyces europaeiscabiei genome window below encodes:
- a CDS encoding alpha/beta hydrolase, producing the protein MSEHAAVELSPEATAFAEWLATGAEPPSELDAARIQAEQVHLAAREPEGVTYREVDAGGVLGIWCEPVDANTDHVLLHSHAGGSVLASAHVDRKLAGHIAKAAGAPVLVLDFRRAPEHKYPAQVDDAEAAFNWLLSEGYEPGNIITIGHSIGGFIAVALALRLRDKKQPLPGAIVSISPWCDLEIADETITANAGTDKILSKELLEFFRESWIGGTGIEFTDTRINLNRADLSGLPPTLVSWGTYEVLAGEDEEFAARVKDAGIDTATVVVPGGQHSYVYGAGRIPETDAAIAQIGAWVREKAKV; encoded by the coding sequence GTGTCCGAGCACGCTGCTGTTGAACTGAGCCCGGAAGCGACCGCGTTCGCGGAATGGCTGGCCACAGGGGCGGAGCCCCCGTCCGAGTTGGATGCGGCGCGTATCCAGGCGGAGCAAGTCCATCTCGCGGCCCGGGAGCCGGAAGGCGTCACCTATCGGGAGGTGGACGCGGGTGGCGTGCTGGGAATCTGGTGCGAACCCGTCGACGCCAACACCGACCACGTCCTCCTGCACAGTCACGCCGGGGGTTCCGTTCTGGCGTCGGCACACGTCGACCGAAAGCTCGCAGGCCATATCGCCAAGGCCGCCGGGGCCCCCGTACTGGTCCTGGACTTCCGGCGAGCACCGGAACACAAGTACCCGGCCCAGGTGGACGACGCGGAGGCGGCCTTCAACTGGCTGCTCTCCGAAGGGTACGAGCCGGGAAACATCATCACGATCGGCCACTCGATCGGCGGGTTCATCGCCGTCGCCCTGGCGCTTCGCCTCCGCGACAAGAAGCAGCCCTTGCCCGGCGCCATCGTGTCGATCTCCCCCTGGTGCGACCTCGAAATCGCCGACGAGACCATCACGGCCAACGCCGGAACGGACAAGATCCTCAGCAAGGAACTGCTGGAGTTCTTCCGGGAATCCTGGATCGGCGGCACCGGCATCGAGTTCACGGACACCCGGATCAACCTGAACCGGGCGGACCTGAGCGGTCTGCCCCCGACCCTCGTCTCCTGGGGCACCTACGAGGTCCTGGCCGGCGAGGACGAGGAGTTCGCCGCCCGCGTCAAGGACGCCGGAATCGACACGGCGACCGTCGTGGTCCCCGGAGGCCAGCACTCCTACGTCTACGGAGCCGGCCGCATTCCGGAGACCGACGCCGCCATCGCACAGATCGGCGCCTGGGTCCGCGAGAAGGCCAAGGTCTGA